In the Primulina tabacum isolate GXHZ01 chromosome 15, ASM2559414v2, whole genome shotgun sequence genome, ATGTTCGCCatctttgaatttgaaatgaggACATGATCAAACAAAACTGCAATAATAGAAGCCCTTTTTCAGATCAATCAATAAGATTCCTACTTGTTCATGGTTCATTTGGATTAAACATACgtaacaacatttaattatAGAGAGTATTCTATCAATAACTTCCTGATATTTGCAGTTATGATCCCAGGTGGCCTATTTGTCGACGATTTGCCACCGTAATTTAGTGGTACTTCTTGGATACTGTCAAGAAAGAGGGTACCAGATGCTAGTTTCCGAGTACTTACCTAATGGTAGCATGTGTAGCCATTTGTACGGTACGAATTTCTAATGACAATGGCTTACATTCATCGGAAAGAAAATGATGGTTATTTTGTTGAATAGACACTGGAAAAAGTTCTACCACGAAGCTCGAATTTAAACAAAGGCTATCAGTAGCAATTGGTGCTGCTAAAGGTATATATCAGCGAAGATTTTcaagcaatttttttttataaaaaaaccaGTATTAAACATAGTTCCGTGTTCTTTTTCCTCTGTAGCAGGTTTATGTCATTTGCATGGCCTAAATCCCAGGTTCGTGCACGGTAACTTCAAAACGGGGAGCGTCTTGGTTGATGAGAATTTCATCGCTAAAGTCGCGGATGCAGGGATGTctaaaattcttgaaaaaataGAAGATGGGGCTTCATCTGTATCAAGTTCCCTCAGTGCTTTCAAAGATCCAGAGTAAATCAATTCCACCTCAACTTTTAATAAGGGCATCTGAAATTTGAGTCAAGAATTTCATTGAGTAAATATATGTCCTACCTACATGAATTAAGTATCATATTATAGATAGATTCTTGTAGCAAATTTTATGATTCTGCTCTGATCAAACTTTCATTTGTTTGATTATTAGGATGGAACAACTCGAGGTATTATATGAAACAAGTGATGTATACAGTTTTGGTGTATTTCTTTTAGAGCTCATATCTGGTAAGGAGGCGACGACATACGAAGAGGCCTTTGGATCAAATCACAGCTTAATTCAGTTGGTATGGAACAAAACTTTCTGTTCATACTCAAATTTAAATGAGATCAACTATACTCGAGTATCATGTTAAACAATACTTGCACCCCGCAAAAATAATAGGTGGAAGACCATTTGAGATCAAACGATCTAGTCGACCCTCGACTAGCCGGGGGCTTCACTGCCGAAGGGATGAGGGATCTTCTGTTGTTGATGCTCAAATGCATGAGTTTTCCAGGGAAGGGTAGGCCAAGAATGGAGAATGTAGTGGTGGAGATTGATCGAATACTCGAGACAGAGATCGAACGGACCATGGTCATGGGTGAGGGGACTGCAACCGTTACTCTGGGAAGCCAACTCTTTACAAGTTGAGCGAGACAAAATTGTAAGCATTTGAAGGTACAGAGTTTCTTTGTTTTCGGTACATTTTAGCTTAGGAAGGCTTGTTTTTACCTGCTGAATTTTGTAGCAGGCAGAAATACATGTTCT is a window encoding:
- the LOC142527371 gene encoding putative serine/threonine-protein kinase At1g01540 isoform X2 is translated as MAGSFAAIVGAVGGTLAVLATVILLLWIRMKQYGKFSNKNSETESSDPSAVVEMKRGGSSPFSAPSITGIRQFKMEELEQATRNFNETNLIGCGTFGLVFKGLLSDGTVVAIKKRMGEPRQEFVEEVAYLSTICHRNLVVLLGYCQERGYQMLVSEYLPNGSMCSHLYDTGKSSTTKLEFKQRLSVAIGAAKGLCHLHGLNPRFVHGNFKTGSVLVDENFIAKVADAGMSKILEKIEDGASSVSSSLSAFKDPEMEQLEVLYETSDVYSFGVFLLELISGKEATTYEEAFGSNHSLIQLVEDHLRSNDLVDPRLAGGFTAEGMRDLLLLMLKCMSFPGKGRPRMENVVVEIDRILETEIERTMVMGEGTATVTLGSQLFTS
- the LOC142527371 gene encoding putative serine/threonine-protein kinase At1g01540 isoform X1; translated protein: MAGSFAAIVGAVGGTLAVLATVILLLWIRMKQYGKFSNKNSETESSDPSAVVEMKRGGSSPFSAPSITGIRQFKMEELEQATRNFNETNLIGCGTFGLVFKGLLSDGTVVAIKKRMGEPRQEFVEEVAYLSTICHRNLVVLLGYCQERGYQMLVSEYLPNGSMCSHLYDTGKSSTTKLEFKQRLSVAIGAAKAGLCHLHGLNPRFVHGNFKTGSVLVDENFIAKVADAGMSKILEKIEDGASSVSSSLSAFKDPEMEQLEVLYETSDVYSFGVFLLELISGKEATTYEEAFGSNHSLIQLVEDHLRSNDLVDPRLAGGFTAEGMRDLLLLMLKCMSFPGKGRPRMENVVVEIDRILETEIERTMVMGEGTATVTLGSQLFTS